A single Xylella taiwanensis DNA region contains:
- a CDS encoding pteridine-dependent deoxygenase, whose translation MNTAFTAALHVDYAPTSALGMLLADRCVLAVFGFGADAPRADDPRYVRVRLEPYGAAPLEVWSSNTPVDCGRNAEIAWASNGQLQFGVIELEEGAQPIESCAERLYTRLTNFVAGSSTPHLLRIWNYLDAITIGTGDHERYRKFNIGRARGLGSLETTQLPAATAIGHSSEHRILQVYWLAAAMPGTPLENPRQISAYCYPRRYGPQSPSFARAMLPPRASAMPLLLSSTAAIVGHRSMHPGEPVAQLEEIFANFNTLLSQAHAQRSEIPAHFDPKTRLKVYVREHMDLPRIATALQARLDTIPHVLLHGTICRNDLLVEIEGYVG comes from the coding sequence CGCATTACACGTAGACTACGCACCAACCTCAGCCCTGGGCATGTTGCTGGCCGATCGTTGCGTGCTGGCTGTGTTTGGTTTTGGTGCCGATGCGCCGCGTGCCGACGACCCGCGCTACGTACGCGTACGTCTGGAACCATACGGCGCAGCACCATTGGAAGTATGGTCCAGCAATACACCGGTAGATTGCGGACGTAACGCTGAGATTGCCTGGGCCAGTAACGGTCAGCTGCAATTCGGCGTGATTGAATTGGAGGAGGGAGCACAACCGATCGAAAGCTGCGCTGAACGACTCTACACGCGCCTGACGAACTTTGTTGCTGGCAGCAGCACACCACATTTGTTACGGATCTGGAACTATCTAGACGCAATCACCATCGGTACTGGTGATCACGAGCGTTACCGCAAGTTCAACATTGGCCGCGCACGTGGCCTCGGCAGCTTGGAGACCACACAACTGCCCGCTGCAACAGCCATCGGTCACAGCAGCGAACACCGCATCCTTCAAGTCTATTGGTTGGCTGCAGCGATGCCTGGGACACCTCTGGAAAATCCGCGTCAGATCAGTGCCTACTGCTATCCACGTCGCTACGGCCCACAATCTCCAAGCTTCGCACGAGCGATGCTGCCCCCCCGCGCCAGCGCAATGCCACTGTTGTTGTCTAGCACTGCAGCCATCGTCGGGCATCGCTCCATGCATCCCGGTGAACCAGTGGCACAATTGGAGGAGATCTTCGCAAACTTCAACACACTGCTCAGTCAAGCGCACGCACAGCGCTCCGAAATACCAGCGCACTTTGACCCAAAAACGCGATTAAAAGTCTACGTGCGCGAGCACATGGACTTACCACGCATTGCCACCGCACTACAGGCACGCCTGGACACGATCCCGCACGTGCTGTTGCACGGCACCATATGCCGCAATGATCTGCTCGTGGAGATCGAGGGATACGTAGGTTAA
- the dcd gene encoding dCTP deaminase translates to MSIKSDRWIRHMAGQHRMIAPFEPGQIKQNAAAQRIVSYGTSSYGYDVRCSREFKIFTNINSTIVDPKHFDNGSFVDVESDVCIIPPNSFALARTIEYFRIPRDVLVVCLGKSTYARCGIIVNVTPLEPEWEGHVTLEFSNTTPLPARIYANEGVAQMLFLQADVDDVCETSYRDRDGKYQGQTGVTLPRT, encoded by the coding sequence ATGAGCATCAAGAGCGACCGCTGGATCCGGCATATGGCCGGGCAACACCGCATGATTGCACCGTTCGAACCTGGCCAAATCAAGCAAAATGCGGCAGCGCAACGCATCGTCAGTTACGGCACATCCAGTTACGGCTACGACGTGCGCTGCTCGCGTGAGTTCAAGATATTCACCAATATCAATTCGACCATCGTCGATCCAAAACACTTCGACAATGGAAGCTTCGTCGATGTCGAGTCAGACGTATGCATCATCCCGCCGAACAGCTTTGCCTTGGCACGTACGATCGAGTATTTCCGCATCCCACGTGACGTACTGGTGGTATGTCTTGGGAAAAGCACCTACGCACGTTGCGGGATCATCGTCAATGTGACCCCATTGGAGCCGGAGTGGGAAGGGCACGTGACTCTGGAATTTAGCAACACAACCCCGTTACCCGCACGCATTTATGCGAACGAGGGCGTAGCGCAGATGCTGTTTCTACAAGCCGATGTCGACGATGTGTGCGAAACATCCTACCGCGACCGCGACGGCAAATATCAAGGACAGACGGGAGTCACGCTGCCACGTACTTGA